The following coding sequences are from one Candidatus Zixiibacteriota bacterium window:
- a CDS encoding VTT domain-containing protein: MLKTLSAPLRWSRALYDWVLSWGESRHGLTALFLLSMAEASFFPVPPDALLIALCMGAYRKWKRFALVCSVGSVVGGVLGYLIGSYAFDLVGEKMLVITGSLSGTDPEQLLETARYWFNEKEVWGMHVGAFAVGIAGFTPIPYKVFTIAAGFFEMAFVPFLVASAISRSLRFFVVAGLIGLLYRKYGNRIQLFIDKYFNLLAIAFVVLLVLGFLAIGMIK; the protein is encoded by the coding sequence ATGCTTAAAACACTCTCCGCGCCGCTCAGGTGGTCACGGGCTCTCTACGACTGGGTGCTTAGCTGGGGTGAGTCGCGACACGGACTGACCGCGCTGTTTTTGCTCTCCATGGCCGAGGCCTCTTTCTTCCCGGTCCCGCCGGACGCTTTGTTGATCGCCTTATGTATGGGTGCCTATCGCAAGTGGAAACGTTTTGCCTTGGTCTGCTCGGTGGGATCGGTTGTCGGCGGCGTCCTGGGATACTTGATCGGTTCTTACGCTTTCGATCTGGTCGGCGAGAAAATGCTGGTAATAACCGGTTCGTTATCGGGCACCGATCCGGAGCAGCTGTTGGAAACGGCGCGCTACTGGTTCAATGAAAAAGAAGTATGGGGGATGCATGTCGGAGCTTTCGCGGTCGGCATCGCCGGATTCACACCCATTCCATATAAAGTCTTCACCATCGCAGCCGGCTTCTTTGAGATGGCCTTTGTGCCCTTTTTGGTAGCTTCGGCAATCAGTCGTTCATTGCGCTTTTTTGTGGTAGCCGGATTGATCGGTCTGCTTTACAGAAAGTACGGCAACCGGATTCAACTGTTCATAGACAAGTATTTCAATCTTCTGGCCATCGCCTTTGTTGTCCTTTTGGTCTTGGGTTTTCTGGCCATTGGTATGATCAAGTAG
- a CDS encoding hemolysin family protein: MTGSVLLELVAILVLILANGFFALAEFSIIASRSSRLRHKAQQGKPGAAAAEKLHRNPERFLATIQVGITLFSTLAGVFGGATIVAHLHSMLSRSSIGYLSEWATPLSVGLVTVGITVFAVVLGELVPKYLALSFPERYARYSARPISVFIWVTSFFSHVLSSTAGMVVRLFGVRSDPNRSAVTEEEINLMIFEGRQKGVFDETEERLIKSVFDFADSTVRRAMTPRTDVVAIDKRATSDEIISTVIRHGHTRFPVFDGTIDKIVGIIYTKDLVLQKLNPELIHLNDILRRPSFVPDSLPASRLLQDFQRKKYRLAIVLDEFGGTAGIVTLQDVLEELVGEIQDEDDDGAPELVRHSDRVAFADGSVWPGAINELMDSHLPEEQFETLAGLVNEVLGRLPQEKESLTIADMKITVLEQTANRLARLKLERTSGPSVEPIKERGAEPDA; encoded by the coding sequence GTGACGGGATCAGTTCTCCTGGAGTTGGTGGCCATACTGGTTTTGATTTTGGCCAACGGGTTTTTTGCCCTGGCCGAGTTTTCGATTATTGCCAGTCGCAGCAGCCGACTTCGTCATAAGGCTCAGCAGGGCAAGCCGGGCGCCGCAGCCGCCGAGAAACTCCATCGAAACCCGGAGAGATTCCTGGCCACAATCCAGGTTGGCATCACCCTCTTCAGTACGCTGGCCGGCGTTTTTGGTGGCGCTACCATCGTCGCCCATCTTCACTCCATGCTCAGCCGATCGTCGATTGGCTATCTCTCGGAGTGGGCCACACCTTTGTCGGTTGGGCTGGTCACGGTCGGCATTACCGTCTTCGCTGTGGTTCTCGGTGAGCTTGTGCCCAAGTATCTGGCTCTTTCCTTCCCCGAACGCTACGCCCGATACTCCGCCCGCCCGATCTCGGTTTTCATTTGGGTTACTTCGTTTTTCTCTCATGTTCTCAGCAGCACGGCCGGGATGGTTGTCCGTTTGTTCGGTGTTCGCTCGGACCCCAATCGCAGCGCCGTAACAGAAGAAGAAATCAATCTGATGATCTTCGAAGGGCGGCAGAAGGGGGTCTTTGATGAGACCGAGGAGCGGCTTATTAAATCGGTCTTCGACTTTGCCGATTCCACTGTACGCAGGGCCATGACGCCGCGCACCGATGTGGTGGCCATTGATAAGCGGGCCACCTCGGATGAAATTATCTCTACCGTCATCCGACACGGACACACGCGATTCCCGGTCTTTGACGGCACTATCGACAAGATTGTTGGTATTATCTATACCAAGGACTTGGTGTTGCAGAAACTTAATCCGGAGTTGATCCACCTGAACGACATTCTGCGCCGTCCTTCATTCGTGCCCGACTCGCTGCCCGCTTCACGGTTACTTCAGGACTTTCAGCGCAAGAAATATCGATTGGCCATCGTGCTCGACGAGTTCGGCGGCACGGCCGGGATTGTCACGTTGCAGGATGTGCTGGAGGAGCTGGTGGGTGAAATACAAGACGAAGACGACGACGGCGCCCCGGAACTGGTCAGACATTCCGACCGGGTCGCTTTTGCCGATGGTTCCGTCTGGCCTGGCGCCATCAACGAGTTGATGGATAGCCACCTTCCTGAGGAACAGTTCGAAACATTGGCCGGGCTGGTCAACGAAGTTTTGGGACGGTTGCCCCAGGAGAAGGAGTCGCTGACAATTGCCGACATGAAAATCACCGTACTGGAACAAACAGCCAACCGTCTGGCCCGATTGAAACTGGAACGCACCTCCGGCCCTTCGGTTGAACCGATCAAAGAGAGAGGCGCAGAACCGGATGCTTAA
- a CDS encoding zinc metalloprotease HtpX translates to MNALKTTVMMLVLVAVFMQVGYYVRGPSGMAIAFVFACTINLCTYWYSDKIILRMYRARQITEADHPRLFRVVQRVATQAMIPMPKVCIVPSKAPNAFATGRNAEHAAVAVTEGLLGILTEDELEGVIGHEVAHIINKDMLIGTIAATFAGAIGILASIARWGAIFGGYSRGDSNRGGVFGLLIAGIVAPLVAVVLQTAISRQREYKADARGGTITRKPQALASALEKLHRSPTRMNLDQRPATANLMIINPLSGRGMSSWFSTHPPVEERIDRLHTLAEELPYQGYDGI, encoded by the coding sequence ATGAACGCACTTAAAACCACAGTCATGATGCTCGTCCTGGTGGCGGTTTTTATGCAGGTAGGCTATTATGTACGTGGCCCGTCGGGAATGGCCATAGCCTTTGTGTTCGCCTGTACCATAAACCTTTGCACCTATTGGTACTCGGACAAAATAATACTTCGTATGTATCGAGCGCGTCAGATCACCGAGGCTGACCACCCGCGTTTGTTTCGGGTCGTCCAGCGGGTGGCAACGCAAGCAATGATTCCGATGCCAAAAGTCTGCATCGTGCCGTCCAAAGCTCCCAATGCTTTTGCCACCGGTCGCAACGCCGAACACGCAGCGGTGGCGGTTACCGAAGGATTGCTGGGAATCCTGACTGAGGACGAGCTTGAAGGTGTGATCGGACACGAAGTCGCACACATAATTAATAAAGACATGCTGATCGGCACCATCGCGGCCACATTCGCAGGCGCCATCGGCATATTGGCTTCTATCGCCAGATGGGGCGCCATATTCGGCGGGTACAGCCGTGGTGATTCTAATCGTGGCGGCGTCTTCGGGCTTCTGATCGCAGGCATCGTAGCGCCGTTGGTGGCTGTCGTGTTGCAAACAGCAATTTCTCGGCAACGCGAATACAAGGCCGACGCCCGTGGAGGTACGATCACTCGCAAACCTCAGGCTCTGGCCTCAGCTCTGGAAAAGTTGCACCGGTCGCCAACCCGCATGAATCTGGACCAGCGGCCGGCCACAGCTAATCTGATGATAATCAATCCGCTGTCCGGACGAGGGATGAGCTCTTGGTTCTCGACCCACCCACCGGTGGAAGAACGTATTGACAGGCTGCACACACTGGCCGAGGAGTTACCCTACCAGGGTTATGATGGAATTTGA